One region of Vibrio zhugei genomic DNA includes:
- a CDS encoding response regulator encodes MSFPVLICDDSALVRKQMARSLPASLNADITFAVHGLDALKKFEEKAFKLMFLDLTMPELDGYGTLEEMSKRGIDTPVVVVSGDIQPKAKERVLALGAKAFIQKPLDKSTLNLVLKEVINPPQQTQVVPQAAVELPILKRRDIYMEVANVSIGRAADALARHFDVFVHLPLPNVNIFEVSELHMALRDLADNDQVSGVCQGFSGEGIAGEALVLLSDSSVADLKKLMQVPAESEELEELELLMDVSNILVGSFLNGLGQQAEVRFFQSSPVLLGQHISIDNVIKSTTGSFSKTMTFEVSYNIDQTSIRCDLLFMFVDESLPLLDDKLSYLMEDF; translated from the coding sequence ATGTCTTTCCCCGTCCTAATTTGCGATGATTCTGCATTAGTAAGAAAACAAATGGCGCGCTCTTTACCTGCTTCTTTGAACGCCGATATTACCTTTGCGGTTCACGGGTTGGATGCCCTAAAGAAATTTGAAGAAAAAGCGTTTAAATTGATGTTTTTGGATCTCACCATGCCGGAGCTTGATGGCTATGGCACGTTGGAAGAGATGAGCAAACGCGGTATTGATACCCCAGTGGTCGTGGTTTCTGGCGATATTCAGCCCAAAGCGAAAGAACGCGTACTGGCTTTAGGGGCGAAAGCATTTATTCAAAAACCGCTGGATAAGAGTACGCTCAACTTGGTATTAAAAGAGGTGATTAATCCGCCTCAGCAAACTCAGGTTGTTCCTCAGGCCGCGGTGGAACTGCCCATCCTTAAACGGCGTGATATCTATATGGAAGTCGCCAACGTGTCCATCGGGCGAGCGGCCGATGCGCTGGCCCGCCATTTCGATGTGTTTGTGCACCTCCCCCTGCCGAACGTCAATATTTTTGAGGTCAGTGAACTCCATATGGCGCTGAGGGACTTAGCAGACAATGATCAAGTCTCCGGTGTGTGCCAAGGTTTCAGTGGCGAGGGCATCGCGGGAGAAGCGTTAGTGTTGCTGAGCGATTCGAGTGTGGCTGATCTCAAGAAGTTAATGCAGGTACCAGCAGAGAGTGAAGAGCTAGAAGAACTGGAACTGCTGATGGATGTCTCCAATATATTGGTGGGATCATTCTTAAATGGGTTGGGGCAGCAAGCGGAAGTGCGTTTCTTTCAAAGTTCGCCAGTGTTACTGGGGCAACATATTTCGATCGATAATGTGATTAAATCGACCACGGGATCCTTTTCTAAAACCATGACGTTTGAAGTCAGTTATAACATTGATCAAACGTCGATTCGCTGTGATTTGTTGTTTATGTTTGTCGATGAATCGCTACCGTTACTCGACGATAAACTGTCTTATCTGATGGAGGATTTTTAA
- a CDS encoding NADH:ubiquinone oxidoreductase: MKYILILLVSLLAGFLSADHIEAFLLGFGVASLAVGCCHWFAFRSSKFPQLALALLLCGLFAKITVTVVGVMWGVSADLMTSPLVFALSYLFFSVVATYLWFRYQEYMMTIKHTVRHTMHEASHGAVGNQS; the protein is encoded by the coding sequence ATGAAATACATTCTTATTTTGCTCGTGTCATTATTGGCAGGCTTTTTGTCTGCGGATCATATTGAAGCTTTTTTGTTAGGCTTCGGCGTGGCAAGTTTAGCCGTCGGTTGTTGCCACTGGTTTGCGTTTCGCAGTTCTAAATTCCCTCAACTCGCTTTGGCATTGTTGCTGTGCGGTTTGTTTGCAAAAATCACCGTAACGGTTGTCGGCGTGATGTGGGGCGTCTCTGCGGATCTCATGACATCTCCGTTGGTGTTCGCATTGTCGTATCTATTCTTCTCGGTTGTCGCGACCTATCTATGGTTTCGTTATCAAGAATACATGATGACAATTAAACACACCGTTCGTCATACGATGCACGAGGCAAGTCACGGGGCGGTGGGCAATCAGTCTTAG
- a CDS encoding alternative ribosome-rescue factor A, with product MSTKKSSHTDPVDIEYGRGQIQDNALKALVTSQVFKTRVEKAKKGKGSYVRKAKHRGQESYTKAA from the coding sequence ATGAGTACCAAAAAATCCAGCCACACCGACCCTGTGGATATCGAATACGGTCGCGGTCAAATTCAAGATAATGCGCTAAAAGCACTGGTGACCAGTCAAGTCTTTAAAACCCGTGTGGAAAAAGCGAAAAAAGGCAAAGGTAGCTACGTGCGCAAAGCAAAACACCGTGGGCAAGAGTCTTATACAAAGGCGGCGTGA